The ANME-2 cluster archaeon genome has a window encoding:
- a CDS encoding PGF-pre-PGF domain-containing protein, whose amino-acid sequence MRLFSKIYILLIFLGLVGSLMITVAAQYDISGYVFDNNGVDLQGVTVNNNTNPSITNASGYYIFSNYDNTSYSIINITGKDKTAPIWDPTPTDQNVDLGVSFSYDVNATDSKTINYGINDTDNFAIDSKGLITNTTILSLGVYGLNITATHRSSNENWCIISVTVQDDTAPIWNPTPTDQNVDLGVSFIYGVNATDSQTITYGINDTDNFKINPSTGLIENNIILSLGVYVLNITATDLSSNENWRIISVTVQDETAPIWDPTPTNQNVYLGVGFNYDVNAIDPQTITYGINDTVNFKMNPSTGLIENNIILALGVYVLNITATDLSSNENWSIISVTVQDYTGPIWNPIPTDQNVDIGMSFSYDVNATDSQTITYGINNTVNFKINSSTGLITNNTILALGVYVLNITATDSSSNLNWCIISVTVQRTSDSSGGSSGGGGGGSGTSGEAFENIVCTETDRQFVGKDLNVKYNYILEGNYVQHIEFTGLTSAGKVAAKVEMLNHTSTIVDKDAPDIVFNNLNVWVGNMGYFSENNVKDPTITFMVDRSWVRDNDIIQNTISFYSYNDYINTWEKMQTQKIGEDSASYQFKANLPIRGSLGPMAISGREVITNPASEPNADPGGLGMITTPFQSNTEQPTSKIATTTLPVTWTGIWKAKVPGFQLLAALIALITLFFISRRKD is encoded by the coding sequence ATGAGGTTATTTTCTAAGATTTATATTTTATTGATTTTTTTAGGATTGGTTGGTAGTTTAATGATTACCGTGGCAGCTCAATATGATATAAGTGGCTATGTTTTTGACAATAATGGAGTAGATTTACAGGGTGTTACTGTTAACAACAATACTAATCCAAGTATCACTAATGCTTCTGGATACTATATTTTTAGTAATTATGACAATACCAGTTATTCAATCATCAACATCACAGGTAAAGATAAAACTGCCCCTATCTGGGATCCAACACCAACTGATCAGAATGTCGATCTTGGAGTAAGTTTCAGTTATGACGTAAATGCAACTGATTCGAAAACAATAAACTATGGAATAAACGATACTGATAATTTTGCAATAGATTCTAAAGGTTTAATCACAAATACCACAATTCTGTCATTAGGCGTATATGGTTTGAACATAACAGCTACGCATCGAAGTTCTAATGAAAACTGGTGTATTATTTCAGTAACAGTTCAAGATGATACTGCCCCTATCTGGAATCCTACACCAACTGATCAGAATGTCGATCTTGGAGTGAGTTTCATTTATGGTGTAAATGCAACTGATTCGCAGACAATAACCTATGGAATAAACGATACTGATAATTTTAAAATAAATCCGTCTACAGGTTTAATCGAAAATAACATAATTCTGTCATTAGGCGTATATGTTTTGAACATAACAGCTACGGATTTAAGTTCTAATGAAAACTGGAGAATTATTTCAGTAACAGTTCAGGATGAAACTGCTCCTATCTGGGATCCTACACCAACTAATCAGAATGTCTATCTTGGAGTGGGTTTCAATTATGATGTAAATGCAATTGATCCACAGACAATAACCTATGGAATAAACGATACTGTTAATTTTAAAATGAATCCATCTACAGGTTTAATCGAAAATAACATAATTCTGGCATTAGGCGTATATGTTTTGAATATAACAGCCACGGATTTAAGTTCTAATGAAAACTGGAGTATTATTTCAGTAACAGTTCAAGATTATACTGGCCCTATCTGGAATCCGATACCAACTGATCAGAATGTAGATATTGGAATGAGTTTCAGTTATGATGTAAATGCAACTGATTCGCAGACAATAACCTATGGAATAAACAATACTGTTAATTTTAAAATAAATTCTTCTACGGGTTTAATCACAAATAACACAATTCTGGCATTAGGCGTATATGTTTTGAACATAACAGCCACGGATTCAAGTTCAAATTTAAACTGGTGTATTATTTCAGTAACAGTTCAACGCACCAGCGATAGCAGCGGTGGCAGCAGTGGTGGTGGAGGAGGAGGCAGTGGGACATCCGGTGAAGCCTTCGAGAACATAGTATGCACTGAAACAGACCGCCAGTTTGTAGGTAAGGACCTGAATGTAAAATACAATTACATACTTGAAGGCAACTACGTGCAGCATATTGAGTTCACAGGTCTGACAAGTGCTGGAAAAGTGGCTGCAAAAGTAGAAATGCTTAACCATACCTCGACAATAGTTGATAAAGACGCACCGGACATAGTATTCAATAACCTGAATGTCTGGGTTGGCAACATGGGCTATTTCTCAGAGAACAACGTAAAGGATCCAACTATTACCTTCATGGTAGACAGATCATGGGTCAGGGACAATGACATCATCCAAAACACAATTAGTTTTTATAGTTACAATGACTACATCAATACATGGGAAAAAATGCAAACCCAGAAAATTGGCGAAGACTCCGCCAGCTATCAGTTCAAAGCCAACCTACCCATTAGAGGAAGCCTGGGGCCCATGGCAATATCAGGAAGGGAAGTAATAACTAATCCCGCCAGCGAACCCAATGCGGACCCGGGTGGACTTGGCATGATAACTACCCCCTTCCAGAGTAATACAGAACAGCCCACCTCTAAAATAGCAACGACCACCTTACCGGTCACATGGACTGGAATATGGAAAGCAAAGGTACCCGGATTCCAGTTATTGGCAGCATTGATTGCTTTGATAACATT